One segment of Cryptococcus neoformans var. grubii H99 chromosome 2, complete sequence DNA contains the following:
- a CDS encoding AP-3 complex subunit mu, whose product MSKIDGIIILDTNGKPIICSNFASHLPSYATTHIDTFNAARKRALVGGPGRGIDPVLWVNTIDSGRTGMLGGGLCHSERNGLYFLVPIGQEVNPLFAFSFLESLLDILRNYLGDVTEATIKDNFDIVYMIIEETLDEGHPMTTETEMLKEIVLPPSLVRKIFGAAGVSGLQSTTTAPFTAPIPWRRPGVRHNNNEIYFDIEESLDAIVDRRGNTLTSSVWGRINCNSRLSGNPDLLLNFSDPKRMHQCSFHPCIRYSRWMKDGVLSFIPPDGKFRLMEYECASDNARTSVPIQLKTGLTIEDYGGRFTLTLSSRLNTRPLEDINVSIFLGKGATSVNANASGERRPLHTQIGKEEAAEGFVGGGNWEFDPHTQILKWHLASLVSTERSPTLTGTFTSSEARPIVSPSFDVGFTIQNYSYSNLRVNQLKVQGDVMYKPFKGVKMIGRAGKIEVRW is encoded by the exons ATGTCCAAGATAGATGGAATCATCATCCTAGATACGAATGG CAAGCCGATCATCTGCTCGAACTTCGCCTCACATCTCCCATCGTATGCCACAACACATATAGATACGTTCAATGCAGCTCGGAAGAGGGCATTGGTTGGTGGTCCCGGCCGAGGGATTGACCCCGTTTTATGGGTGAACACAATTGACAGTGGAAGGACCGGCATGTTGGGAGGAGGACTGTGCCATTCAGAACGAAATGGGCTGTACTTCCTGGTGCCAATAGGACAGGAAG TGAATCCGCTCTTCGCATTCTCATTCTTAGAGTCCCTTCTAGACATTCTTCGAAATTACTTGGGTGACGTGACGGAAGCGACAATCAAAGATAACTTTGACATTGTTTATATG ATAATAGAAGAGACTCTCGATGAGGGACATCCCATGACCACAGAGACGGAGATGTTGAAGGAGAtcgttcttcctccaagccTGGTCCGAAAGATATTTGGTGCAGCCGGTGTTTCTGG TCTGCAGTCTACTACAACGGCGCCGTTTACAGCACCGATACCTTGGCGACGCCCCGGAGTGCGACATAATAATAACGAAATTTACTTTGATATTGAGGAATCTCTGGATGCAATTGTAGATAG GAGAGGAAATACTTTGACGTCTTCTGTATGGGGCCGTATCAACTGTAACTCTCGCTTATCCGGTAATCCGGATCTCCTTCTTAACTTCTCGGATCCAAAACGCATGCATCAGTGCTCATTCCACCCTTGCATTAG GTATTCTcgatggatgaaggatggtgTTCTGTCCTTCATCCCACCAGATGGCAAGTTCAGACTGATGGAATATGAATGTGCCAGCGACAACGCGAGGACTTCTGTTCCTATACAGCTGAAAACTGGACTCACGATTGAGGATTATGGTG GACGCTTCACACTCACTCTATCATCTCGCCTTAACACTCGACCTCTGGAAGATATAAATGtgtccatcttccttggcAAAGGCGCAACGTCGGTCAATGCCAATGCCTCTGGTGAGAGGCGACCTTTACATACCCAGAttgggaaggaggaagctgCTGAAGGTTTTGTGGGAGGGGGAAATTGGGAGTTTGATCCCCATACGCAAATTCTCAAATGGCACCTTGCTTCCTTAGTCTCGACGGAGAGGTCGCCAACCTTAACTGGAACCTTTACCTCGAG TGAAGCTCGTCCTATCGTGTCGCCATCCTTTGATGTCGGCTTTACAATTCAGAATTATTCGTACTCAAACCTCCGAGTGAACCAGCTCAAAGTGCAAGGTGATGTAATGTACAAGCCATTCAAGGGGGTAAAAATGATTGGGAGGGCTGGTAAAATAGAGGTGCGATGGTAG
- a CDS encoding AP-3 complex subunit mu, variant, translating into MLGGGLCHSERNGLYFLVPIGQEVNPLFAFSFLESLLDILRNYLGDVTEATIKDNFDIVYMIIEETLDEGHPMTTETEMLKEIVLPPSLVRKIFGAAGVSGLQSTTTAPFTAPIPWRRPGVRHNNNEIYFDIEESLDAIVDRRGNTLTSSVWGRINCNSRLSGNPDLLLNFSDPKRMHQCSFHPCIRYSRWMKDGVLSFIPPDGKFRLMEYECASDNARTSVPIQLKTGLTIEDYGGRFTLTLSSRLNTRPLEDINVSIFLGKGATSVNANASGERRPLHTQIGKEEAAEGFVGGGNWEFDPHTQILKWHLASLVSTERSPTLTGTFTSSEARPIVSPSFDVGFTIQNYSYSNLRVNQLKVQGDVMYKPFKGVKMIGRAGKIEVRW; encoded by the exons ATGTTGGGAGGAGGACTGTGCCATTCAGAACGAAATGGGCTGTACTTCCTGGTGCCAATAGGACAGGAAG TGAATCCGCTCTTCGCATTCTCATTCTTAGAGTCCCTTCTAGACATTCTTCGAAATTACTTGGGTGACGTGACGGAAGCGACAATCAAAGATAACTTTGACATTGTTTATATG ATAATAGAAGAGACTCTCGATGAGGGACATCCCATGACCACAGAGACGGAGATGTTGAAGGAGAtcgttcttcctccaagccTGGTCCGAAAGATATTTGGTGCAGCCGGTGTTTCTGG TCTGCAGTCTACTACAACGGCGCCGTTTACAGCACCGATACCTTGGCGACGCCCCGGAGTGCGACATAATAATAACGAAATTTACTTTGATATTGAGGAATCTCTGGATGCAATTGTAGATAG GAGAGGAAATACTTTGACGTCTTCTGTATGGGGCCGTATCAACTGTAACTCTCGCTTATCCGGTAATCCGGATCTCCTTCTTAACTTCTCGGATCCAAAACGCATGCATCAGTGCTCATTCCACCCTTGCATTAG GTATTCTcgatggatgaaggatggtgTTCTGTCCTTCATCCCACCAGATGGCAAGTTCAGACTGATGGAATATGAATGTGCCAGCGACAACGCGAGGACTTCTGTTCCTATACAGCTGAAAACTGGACTCACGATTGAGGATTATGGTG GACGCTTCACACTCACTCTATCATCTCGCCTTAACACTCGACCTCTGGAAGATATAAATGtgtccatcttccttggcAAAGGCGCAACGTCGGTCAATGCCAATGCCTCTGGTGAGAGGCGACCTTTACATACCCAGAttgggaaggaggaagctgCTGAAGGTTTTGTGGGAGGGGGAAATTGGGAGTTTGATCCCCATACGCAAATTCTCAAATGGCACCTTGCTTCCTTAGTCTCGACGGAGAGGTCGCCAACCTTAACTGGAACCTTTACCTCGAG TGAAGCTCGTCCTATCGTGTCGCCATCCTTTGATGTCGGCTTTACAATTCAGAATTATTCGTACTCAAACCTCCGAGTGAACCAGCTCAAAGTGCAAGGTGATGTAATGTACAAGCCATTCAAGGGGGTAAAAATGATTGGGAGGGCTGGTAAAATAGAGGTGCGATGGTAG
- a CDS encoding SCF-associated factor 1: MSSNSDLYNPNMPPTLTDLPSEVILEQLLPLLPLKDVLRLSQVNHQLHSLTLDPSYWRHKTTSDFAFSPSSHPPFPSPDWWRRVYFGLLQPRAFVWGSSNNSRLGGAENNKGARKFGSFVDCPAEIWLNERESGGQKWTGSLKDSLVGLTHGVAGDAPSAIGGVGVVELHAGGWSFTARCSDGSVWVWGQLDGRTMSFRERNWENKYCTVPQPTRIPLPCRAEAISAGRSHLLILDSDNLVWELTAWGLAYHHTATELTSPAHYGTNRHPPHVIQLSTGWTHSAALTSGGTIYTWFPFSDPYKQALTPDVELNALNPRGVEDDADNDARGLRWGTVTGDVLYELPAVPLRPEYVTPSAEDSKSGAKDLGRLDAEWKEYDTTHTAETLEEGQKIIKIASGLEFILALKKNGEVWFTPVKDGVRPVWYFVPYFSSPAITHITAQFESITSYATATQQTQSSAVYHTRVPADTVPSPSFASEPTVLLHRPDFLPDLQNKGIIQVALGDYHYAALTNRGEMLTWGQGGTGQLGLGAEGRRGDGIIPKLVKFWEEEAGREDPGFVFSITAAGWHTGALLLGKNKPKRKVADESAAQSPIHRTVDTDSSSQPQRGFPDIAPYEQNPPVTGGNHTPQFRIGYPGRHMFRGVRGGHSQMSAPVQGRIDPSTTNELPARADQGETSASSGQPASIQHDTNSADHGGQLPMPQHHVSPRGVRAMPFFRVGFAGRGSLRGRGRGQPGPNDGNGIGYNPDGAQ; encoded by the exons ATGTCCAGCAATTCTGACCTATACAACCCAAATATGCCTCCCACTCTGACTGACCTTCCTTCAGAAGTTATCCTGGAGCAGCTCTTGCCCTTACTACCTCTTAAAGATGTCTTGCGCCTCTCACAAGTCAATCATCAGCTTCATTCTCTCACt CTCGATCCTTCATACTGGCGTCATAAAACCACTTCCGATTTTGctttttccccttcttctcatccaccttttccttcgcCGGATTGGTGGCGGCGGGTATATTTTGGCCTCTTGCAGCCACGCGCGTTTGTGTGGGGCTCAAGTAACAACTCTCGCTTAGGCGGTGCCGAAAACAACAAAGGAGCTAGAAAGTTTGGAAGCTTTGTTGACTGTCCTGCGGAAATCTGGCTCAATGAAAGAGAATCTGGAGGGCAAAAATGGACCGGAAGCCTGAAAGACAGTCTAGTTGGGTTAACACACGGGGTCGCTGGTGATGCACCCAGCGCGATAGGAGGCGTCGGGGTCGTAGAATTACACgctggaggatggagtTTTACCGCGAGGTGCAGTGACGGCTCTGTATGGGTCTGGG GTCAACTGGACGGAAGGACGATGTCTTTCAGAGAAAGAAACTGGGAAAACAAGTACTGCACTGTTCCACAACCTACCAGAATCCCTTTGCCTTGCAGAGCGGAGGCTATAAGTGCTGGCAGGTCCCATTTGTTGATATTGGATTCGGATAACCTTGTCTGGGAACTAACGGCTTGGGGACTA GCTTATCACCACACTGCAACAGAACTAACTTCACCTGCCCATTATGGCACAAATCGGCATCCCCCCCATGTCATCCAGTTGTCAACAGGCTGGACTCACTCCGCCGCTCTCACGTCGGGAGGCACAATCTATACATGGTTTCCATTCTCAGACCCCTACAAACAGGCGTTGACTCCTGATGTCGAGCTTAATGCCTTAAACCCGCGTGGGGTGGAAGACGATGCGGACAACGACGCAAGGGGTCTGCGGTGGGGCACGGTAACCGGTGATGTCCTATATGAATTGCCAGCGGTTCCTCTGAGACCTGAGTATGTTACACCGTCTGCAGAAGATTCCAAGAGCGGCGCGAAGGACCTTGGCCGGCTAGACGCTGAGTGGAAAGAATATGATACGACGCATACCGCTGAGACTCTCGAAGAAGGTCAAAAAATAATCAAGATCGCCAGCGGACTTGAATTTATCCTTGCTCTTAAGAAAAACGGCGAGGTGTGGTTTACCCCGGTGAAGGACGGCGTGCGTCCGGTTTGGTACTTT GTTCCGTATTTCTCATCTCCCGCAATCACTCATATAACCGCCCAATTTGAGTCCATCACGTCTTACGCAACTGCAACCCAGCAAACGCAATCGTCTGCAGTCTACCACACTAGAGTTCCTGCCGATACAGTCCCATCCCCTTCATTCGCTTCCGAACCGACAGTTTTGCTACATAGACCTGACTTTCTTCCCGACTTGCAGAATAAAGGTATCATTCAAGTTGCTTTGGGCGACTATCATTATGCTGCTCTGACCAATCGGGGTGAGATGCTTACTTGGGGCCAGGGAGGGACTGGCCAATTGGGATTGGGTGCCGAAGGGAGACGAGGAGACGGAATCATTCCAAAATTGGTCAAGttttgggaagaagaagctggaagGGAAGATCCAGGCTTTGTCTTCTCTATAACGGCTGCAGGCTGGCACACCGGCGCTCTATTGCTGGGCAAGAACAAGCCGAAGAGAAAAGTAGCTGATGAATCTGCCGCCCAATCACCTATCCATAGGACCGTGGACACCGACTCAAGCTCCCAACCTCAAAGGGGATTTCCGGATATAGCTCCATATGAACAAAATCCGCCTGTTACAGGTGGCAACCATACTCCTCAATTCAGAATAGGATATCCTGGAAGACACATGTTCCGCGGTGTGAGAGGAGGACACAGTCAAATGTCTGCTCCTGTTCAAGGCCGAATCGATCCATCTACCACCAACGAGCTTCCAGCCAGAGCAGATCAAGGCGAGACCAGTGCGTCGTCTGGTCAACCCGCCAGTATTCAGCATGATACAAATTCCGCAGATCATGGTGGTCAGCTGCCGATGCCGCAACACCATGTATCTCCGCGCGGTGTTCGAGCAATGCCGTTCTTCAGAGTCGGTTTCGCGGGAAGGGGAAGTTTGAGAGGTCGTGGAAGAGGGCAGCCTGGCCCAAATGACGGGAATGGGATCGGGTACAATCCTGACGGAGCTCAATGA
- a CDS encoding DNA polymerase zeta subunit gives MEDTAVVNQGPSSSLPVGSTQSLSLSSPFLRVKITHIISDQAAPIPTLRQHYAPSRLATAIPLGNLPHSVPVIRIFGTTSSSQKICANIHLCYPYFFVPYPMDSQDPLRPERVVKLCQRFAVSLNHAICLALRQNPTSAANNTNYGGGVDPKHLHVVSVILVKGTPFYGYHLGYDYFLKINLANPARLHIALEQLRKPNVLGREWQPHEAHLNHVLQFMCDFDLYGCGWLELGGGTFREPVPEGDPYDSLSETVTNGTLGLLNSRTVPTSMLYPPGLSPVKNTFTSLEIDILPHQVLNRQRLIPRLLHHDFIELLHKPLDPNEKLVPAVAELWEDERRRRAAQGLGTGTNDMMPGSGGMEGRSMEELGYRGDGMDGEKNKGGNWKISDELWAILEERMGVERKRKGKLSFQKYSRDVSAGKDGEKLQWDKWIMTTFDALSAHWPKQVRKVTKTTQKPRKSHMSPPAGTLAIYHRSSPDRNAQFGESTSVSFEETGMGSTLEKEDEEINPFEAFAMTQASQHPQPMPELSQHVQAVPFNDVDDYDQYYVGEDEGDIDEDKQAERARAHAQETDKIRATQMATEMEGHYDEYDDKELEELFRQTVAAGLGVQSEPTTPHKPKGKDQEGNGRWSGWTPTSKGSSTSSVGTFESRKRKRNQRLLEEAGLGDLSTIIDRSSLSLSPLKNPYDERGHVLSSPRKVSTPSRQMATPSSLMRNAFAKSRQQSPNLSPTKRSESSRNKHLRSDTVILPSERKNPGAITSSPSLSPKDKIIDNDHGNLQIKLAEAKEPPQGQSPPAFAKKDLIFGPEPGLEAVQLSLPPAGAGLYEPIANGVWPVVTSSSHHTEVARTTEVVGSHLSPTLLNPSSKGKTSDVPLSATLLNAPSGKPALSPTFQDPSANLFHERRPISPSIAATHREGREANVRPHKRVKLTEPGHASQESLLPLIRTFSHPSHGDRRRSPQNAASDNQENLLSSLASKAWQYYTLPPRRHEIANTMELHGVPTVDYQPPFFGQLADVPARPKTLAGRVFNLKSNSMRNLQKFESTVGSGPMLKNAKDKTRAEAGWLKTNSSNDSVEKVRWGLGWEYAPWPPSKREVKRWCEKIEDEAKIAREKYEEKTSQLAHPTQKSNYGFKYSQKQKVRDSSGDPQNMSILTMEVFAQSRGSLLPDPEKDAVTAIFYCYSNTDDDLPDTTIYPGYHAGYVVIGALANPARLRLDDIPFEVVEDELALINWVIDTVKFWDPDVLAGWELHNSSWGYLAARASGEFAMDMMDQISRVISGKTGPRNDGYSAHHSSTFKVTGRHTLNIWRICRSEINLTQYTFENVVFHLLHQRIPHYSPASLTALWKSKSPSHACRVLKYFFQRTVMCMEILDQAEIITKTAEFARVFGVDFASVLTRGSQYKVESFIFRIAKPESFVLVSPSKQQVGLQNAPFAVPLIAEPESKYYTHPVIVLDFQSLYPSIMIAYNICYSTCLGRVEMFKGTNKFGFTNLKVADGLLELLKDYLTVTPNGMIFVKPAIRKSLLAKMLGEILDTRVMIKHAMKGVRDNKSLTAMHNARQLGLKLMANVTYGYTSATYSGRMPCIEIADSIVQTGRETLEKAQELIHSRVDWDARVVYGDTDSLFVALPGRSKEQAFKIGYDIADAVTALNPKPVKLKFEKVYMGSVLMAKKRYVGFKYEHPDETEPSFDAKGIETIRRDGFPAQQKMEEVCLKLLFRTQDLSKVKEFCLKEWTKILQGHVSIQDFIIAKEVRLGTYSEKGVPPPGAAVAYRRILKDPRDEPQYAERVPYLISNADGRRLIDRARMPEELLSSRSLGIDAEYYIRNLLIPPLSRIFNLVGADVEEWYNSMPKTKRLGKYDKAGVKMSNRGNGKGKQGRTKGSGSRIDSHFKSSHCVVCGIESSDVLCHSCRLEPSTTSHALLSRLHIAQDKLIVLQRICASCSLMPPAEKIMCDSIDCPNTFARVAAEREVEDLEDVGELLLELKLDDEKPEEDFSW, from the exons ATGGAAGACACCGCGGTTGTCAATCAAGGAccgtcgtcttctttgcCCGTCGGATCGACTCAGTCTCTGAGTCTCAGCAGTCCCTTCCTACGCGTCAAAATTACCCATATCATCTCGGATCAGGCGGCACCCATTCCTACTCTTCGTCAGCACTATGCTCCGTCTCGACTCGCAACGGCAATACCGTTGGGTAATCTACCACACAGCGTACCTGTTATCCGAATATTTGGGACCACGTCCTCGTCACAGAAAATTTGTGCCAACATACACTTGTGCTATCCATACTTTTTTGTACCGTATCCCATGGACTCTCAAGATCCGTTGCGGCCAGAGAGAGTGGTCAAACTATGTCAAAGATTTGCCGTCTCCCTTAACCATGCGATTTGTCTCGCACTTCGGCAAAATCCGACATCTGCAGCCAACAACACTAACTACGGCGGGGGTGTGGACCCAAAGCATTTGCATGTCGTCTCTGTAATTCTTGTAAAGGGGACACCATTCTATGGATATCATCTTGGATATGATTATTTTCTCAAGATCAATCTGGCAAACCCGGCAAGGCTGCATATAGCTCTCGAGCAACTACGGAAGCCGAATGTGCTAGGGAGAGAATGGCAACCGCACGAAGCACATCTCAACCACGTTTTACAATTTATGTGTGACTTTGATTTGTACGGTTGCGGATGGTTAGAACTGGGAGGAGGTACCTTCAGGGAGCCCGTGCCAG AAGGAGATCCGTATGACTCCCTGTCAGAGACAGTTACCAATGGTACTCTTGGTTTACTTAACTCTCGCACGGTACCCACCTCCATGTTATATCCCCCAGGCCTCTCTCCTGTGAAGAATACGTTTACTTCTCTTGAAATTGacattcttcctcaccaGGTCCTAAATCGACAACGACTTATTCCCCGTCTACTGCACCATGATTTCATTGAGCTGCTACATAAGCCTTTGGATCCCAATGAAAAGCTTGTGCCTGCGGTTGCAGAATtgtgggaagatgagagacGAAGGAGAGCGGCTCAAGGATTGGGCACTGGTACAAATGATATGATGCCAGGTAGCGGcgggatggaaggaaggtcAATGGAGGAGCTTGGGTATAGAGGCGATGGAATggatggggagaagaacaagggaGGTAATTGGAAGATCTCAGACGAGCTTTGGGCAATATTGGAAGAGCGTATGGGCGttgaaaggaagagaaaagggaaactGTCATTCCAGAAATACTCTCGCGATGTTTCAGCTGGTAAGGACGGGGAAAAATTGCAATGGGATAAG TGGATAATGACCACCTTTGACGCTTTATCAGCTCATTGGCCCAAGCAAGTCAGGAAGGTCACCAAGACCACCCAAAAGCCCAGGAAGTCTCATATGTCTCCGCCAGCCGGCACTTTAGCTATATACCACCGTTCGTCTCCGGATAGGAATGCGCAGTTCGGCGAGTCAACATCTGTTAGTTTTGAGGAAACGGGGATGGGTTCAACgttggagaaagaagacgaagagatAAACCCCTTCGAGGCGTTCGCAATGACTCAGGCTTCTCAACATCCGCAACCAATGCCAGAGCTTTCCCAACATGTTCAAGCAGTCCCATTCAACGACGTTGATGATTATGATCAATATTACGTCGGCGAGGACGAGGGTGATATAGACGAGGACAAACAAGCTGAGAGGGCCCGGGCGCATGCCCAAGAGACCGACAAGATACGCGCCACACAAATGGCGACTGAGATGGAAGGTCATTATGATGAGTACGATGACAAAGAACTTGAGGAGTTGTTCAGACAGACTGTGGCGGCTGGTTTGGGAGTCCAGAGCGAGCCCACTACACCACACAAACCTAAAGGTAAAGACCAGGAAGGGAATGGTCGGTGGTCGGGGTGGACTCCGACAAGCAAAGGATCTAGTACATCAAGCGTGGGCACTTTCGAGTCACGTAAACGTAAAAGAAATCAGCGATTATTAGAGGAGGCTGGATTGGGAGATCTCAG TACAATTATTGATCGCTCTTCACTTTCTCTTTCGCCTCTCAAAAACCCCTACGATGAAAGAGGTCATGTTCTTTCTTCGCCTAGAAAAGTAAGCACACCTTCCAGACAGATGGCAACTCCTAGCTCCCTCATGCGTAATGCATTCGCCAAAAGCCGCCAACAATCGCCCAACCTATCGCCCACGAAGAGGAGCGAGTCATCCCGAAACAAACACCTTCGTTCTGATACTGTTATTCTGCCCTCGGAGAGAAAGAACCCTGGGGCTATTACATCCTCCCCGTCGCTTTCTCCCAAAGATAAAATCATCGATAATGACCATGGAAACTTGCAAATAAAATTAGCTGAGGCGAAGGAACCGCCGCAGGGACAATCTCCCCCGGCATTCGCGAAAAAAGATCTCATTTTTGGCCCAGAGCCAGGTCTAGAGGCAGTCCAATTATCACTTCCTCCAGCGGGCGCCGGTCTGTACGAACCAATTGCGAATGGCGTTTGGCCGGTCGTGACTAGCAGTTCACACCACACCGAGGTAGCACGCACCACCGAGGTAGTTGGATCTCACCTTAGTCCCACTTTACTCAACCCGTCCTCCAAAGGCAAGACCTCAGACGTACCCCTCTCTGCCACTCTTCTGAACGCGCCCTCGGGTAAGCCCGCTTTGAGCCCCACTTTTCAAGATCCATCCGCCAACCTCTTCCATGAACGCCGTCCCATATCCCCATCCATCGCCGCGACACACCGCGAGGGCCGCGAGGCAAACGTGCGCCCACACAAACGGGTCAAACTCACAGAACCAGGACATGCAAGCCAGGAGTCGCTTTTGCCCCTCATTAGAACATTCTCGCATCCCTCGCATGGAGACAGACGTCGGTCGCCACAAAATGCTGCTTCAGACAACCAGGAGAACCTtttgtcttctttggcAAGCAAAGCGTGGCAGTATTacacccttcctcctcggcgCCATGAGATTGCTAATACTATGGAGTTGCACGGCGTACCTACTGTTGACTATCAACCGCCGTTCTTTGGTCAACTGGCCGATGTACCTGCGAGGCCAAAGACGCTGGCGGGCAGGGTGTTCAATCTCAAATCCAATTCCATGAGAAATTTGCAAAAATTTGAATCCACAGTCGGCAGCGGACCCATGCTAAAAAATGCAAAGGACAAGACAAGGGCAGAGGCTGGTTGGCTGAAAACAAATAGTAGCAACGATAGTGTTGAGAAAGTGCGTTGGGGTTTGGGATGGGAATACGCGCCATGGCCACCTAGTAAGAGAGAAGTCAAGCGTTGGTGTGAAAaaattgaagatgaagcgaAAATAGCCA GAGAAAAATACGAGGAAAAGACGTCACAG CTAGCACATCCGACCCAAAAGAGCAACTATGGCTTCAAATATTCTCAAAAGCAGAAAGTGAGGGATTCTTCCGGCGATCCCCAGAACATGTCGATCTTGACCATGGAAGTATTTG CTCAATCGCGAGGTTCGCTTCTTCCCGATCCCGAGAAAGACGCAGTCACTGCCATCTTCTATTGTTACTCCAACACCGATGATGACCTTCCTGATACAACTATCTATCCTGGTTATCATGCTGGTTATGTTGTAATTGGTGCTCTGGCGAATCCAGCACGGTTGCGCCTCGACGACATCCCATTCGAAGTCGTTGAGGACGAGCTTGCATTGATCAATTGGGTAATTGACACTGTAAAATTTTGGGATCCGGACGTCTTGGCTGGATGGGAACTACACAACTCCTCTTGGGGCTATCTTGCTGCGCGTGCGAGTGGAGAATTCG CTATGGATATGATGGATCAAATCTCCAGGGTAATATCTGGAAAGACCGGCCCACGCAATGATGGCTACTCTGCCCATCACTCGTCGACATTTAAGGTCACTGGTAGACATACTTTGAATATATGGCGTATATGCCGTTCGGAAATAAATCTTACCCAGTATACTTTTGAAAACGTCGTTTTCCACCTGCTGCATCAACGCATCCCGCATTACTCACCCGCTAGTCTGACAGCTTTATGGAAAAGCAAATCTCCTAGCCATGCTTGTCGTGTCCTCAAATACTTCTTTCAAAGAACGGTAATGTGTATGGAGATACTTGATCAAGCAGAGATAATTACAAAGACTGC GGAATTTGCTCGCGTGTTTGGAGTAGACTTCGCCTCTGTCTTGACTCGAGGCTCTCAGTACAAAGTTGAATCATTCATCTTCCGTATTGCCAAGCCTGAAAGCTTTGTATTAGTATCCCCTTCAAAACAGCAG GTCGGTTTGCAAAACGCCCCATTTGCTGTGCCACTCATTGCAGAACCGGAGTCCAAATATTACACTCATCCGGTTATTGTCCTGGATTTCCAGTCATTATACCCGTCCATCATGATTGCATATAACATATGTTACTCGACATGCTTGGGAAGAGTTGAGATGTTCAAAGGGACTAACAAATTCGGTTTTACAAATTTAAAGGTCGCAGACGGCCTCTTGGAGCTGTTGAAAGATTACCTCACTG TGACTCCAAATGGAATGATTTTCGTCAAACCTGCTATTAGAAAAAGCCTGCTTGCTAAAATGCTCGGCGAGATACTAGATACGAGAGTCATGATCAAACACGCTATGAAAGGTGTAAGAGATAATAAG TCATTAACCGCCATGCATAATGCCAGGCAGCTTGGTTTGAAGCTCATGGCG AACGTCACTTATGGCTACACGAGCGCGACTTACTCTGGTAGAATGCCTTGCATTGAAATAGCCGACTCAATTGTACAAACAGGACGGGAGACTCTTGAGAAG GCTCAAGAACTTATTCACTCACGTGTCGATTGGGATGCTCGAGTCGTCTATGGAGACACGGACTCCCTTTTTGTTGCCTTACCAGGTCGTTCAAAGGAGCAGGCTTTCAAAATTGGATATGACATAGCTGATGCCGTGACCGCACTCAATCCGAAGCCTGTCAAGCTCAAATTCGAGAAGGTCTACATGGGCTCGGTATTGATGGCTAAAAAACGTTACGTGGGATTTAAGTACGAGCATCCAGACGAGACAGAGCCATCATTTGATGCAAAAGGTATTGAAACCATCAGAAGAGACGGCTTTCCCGCTCagcagaagatggaagaggtttGTCTAAA GCTACTTTTTCGCACGCAGGATCTATCCAAAGTGAAAGAATTCTGCTTAAAAGAATGGACAAAGATTCTCCAGGGCCATGTGTCTATACAGGACTTTATTATCGCAAAGGAAGTACGGTTGGGGACGTATTC CGAAAAAGGCGTCCCTCCCCCTGGAGCAGCCGTAGCCTATCGACGTATCCTCAAGGATCCTCGCGACGAACCTCAATACGCTGAGCGAGTTCCGTACCTTATTTCTAATGCCGATGGTCGGCGCTTAATTGACCGTGCCCGCATGCCCGAAGAACTCCTTTCTAGTAGATCATTGGGCATTGATGCTGAATACTATATTCGTAATCTGCTAATCCCACCCTTGTCGAGGATCTTCAATCTTGTTGGGGCTGATGTAGAAGAGTGGTATAACAGTATGCCAAAGACCAAGAGACTGGGAAAGTATGACAAAGCTGGGGTCAAGATGAGCAACAgagggaatgggaaagggaagcaGGGAAGGACAAAGGGATCCGGCTCGAGAATAGACTCCCATTTTAAGTCGAGTCATTGCGTTGTGTGTGGTATAGAGTCTTCAGACG TACTATGTCACTCCTGTCGTTTGGAGCCCTCCACGACATCCCATGCCCTTCTATCTCGACTTCACATCGCCCAAGACAAACTCATTGTTTTGCAAAGGATATGCGCTTCTTGCTCCTTAATGCCTCCCGCCGAAAAAATTATGTGTGACTCAATTGACTGTCCCAATACCTTTGCGAGGGTGGCGGCAGAAagagaggtggaagatCTGGAAGATGTTGGCGAGTTGTTATTGGAACTGAAGCTAGACGATGAGAAGCCCGAAGAAGATTTCAGTTGGTAA